In Tepidimicrobium xylanilyticum, the following proteins share a genomic window:
- a CDS encoding helix-turn-helix domain-containing protein encodes MNSSYLIDYQTPRENMRLSRNDVAALLADRGIEISTESLGCYERGVRDPSPGMVVELADIYKEPFLTQRYCRYNCAIGQAYSYEILDNIDLDNLSNIALKLLEEHRESHDVLAEILVLITNKRTKKDFTDYEYERLKKNVHELLDTEHTIEIFKIALNKFIDMKEMIAEHNEKCRQRGYTRR; translated from the coding sequence ATGAACTCAAGCTATCTAATTGACTATCAAACACCAAGGGAGAATATGAGATTAAGTCGAAATGATGTAGCTGCACTACTAGCAGACAGGGGAATAGAAATTAGTACTGAAAGTCTAGGTTGCTATGAGAGAGGGGTTAGAGATCCTTCACCTGGAATGGTGGTAGAACTAGCAGATATATACAAGGAACCATTTTTAACACAGAGATATTGCAGATACAACTGTGCAATAGGACAGGCCTACAGTTATGAAATATTAGACAACATAGACTTAGATAACTTAAGCAATATAGCACTTAAGCTATTGGAGGAGCATAGAGAATCTCATGATGTCCTAGCTGAAATACTTGTACTAATCACAAACAAAAGAACAAAAAAGGATTTTACAGATTATGAGTATGAGAGACTTAAAAAGAACGTACATGAGTTGCTTGATACAGAACATACTATAGAAATTTTTAAGATTGCATTGAATAAGTTTATAGATATGAAAGAAATGATAGCAGAACACAATGAAAAATGCAGACAAAGAGGTTATACAAGGAGGTGA
- a CDS encoding XTP/dITP diphosphatase — MNRRRLILSTGNINKVEEIKDILKDLPLDVLSKKDLGLGSIEVEENGDTLEENAIIKAKSLANMVDGMVMADDSGLFVNYLNGEPGVHSARYAGINARDDENNIKLLNRLKGVPLEKRDAYFKTVIVLVTEKGEVITVTGKCEGYIGFEPKGEEGFGYDPLFVVKGYDKTFAELGEEIKNKISHRARALNKLKIEMKKILEDD, encoded by the coding sequence ATGAATAGAAGAAGACTTATATTATCTACTGGAAATATCAATAAAGTTGAAGAAATAAAAGATATTTTAAAGGATTTACCTTTGGATGTATTATCTAAAAAAGATTTGGGGCTAGGCTCTATTGAAGTAGAAGAAAATGGGGATACTTTAGAAGAAAATGCAATAATAAAGGCTAAGAGTTTAGCCAACATGGTAGATGGAATGGTAATGGCAGATGATAGTGGATTATTTGTCAATTATTTAAATGGTGAACCTGGAGTACATTCAGCTAGGTATGCTGGAATAAATGCAAGGGACGATGAAAACAATATTAAACTATTAAATAGGCTTAAAGGAGTTCCTTTAGAGAAGAGGGATGCTTATTTTAAGACTGTAATTGTTCTGGTGACTGAAAAGGGTGAAGTAATTACAGTTACAGGAAAATGTGAAGGATATATTGGATTTGAACCCAAAGGAGAAGAAGGTTTTGGCTATGATCCTTTATTCGTTGTAAAAGGGTACGATAAAACCTTTGCTGAATTGGGAGAGGAGATAAAGAATAAGATCAGTCATAGGGCTAGAGCCTTAAATAAGCTAAAGATAGAAATGAAAAAAATATTAGAGGATGATTAG
- a CDS encoding helix-turn-helix domain-containing protein: MTQLNLDYIKKKRLEMNLSLQDVANKLGFKNASTYLKYENGDYSFKADMLPKLAELYKCKIEDFFTN, translated from the coding sequence ATGACACAATTAAATTTAGATTATATAAAAAAGAAAAGATTAGAAATGAATTTGTCATTACAAGATGTTGCCAATAAGCTAGGGTTTAAAAATGCTTCAACATATTTAAAATATGAGAATGGAGATTATTCTTTTAAAGCAGATATGTTACCTAAACTAGCTGAGCTATACAAATGTAAAATTGAAGATTTTTTTACCAATTAG
- a CDS encoding site-specific integrase, translating into MTGSIEKRGENSYRLTVSMGTGSGGKRKRYRKTIRVQGKTEAARMKEAEKELAKFVAEIEGDNFIEPSRLTFKSYTNKWLDDYARPNLAPKTIYEYERLLELRMLPFFGHMKLNKIKPVHILDFYKALQREGKLSNNSIMHYHRLLRKMFNDAVKWQILSDNPVVRVDPPKTEKPRVQYYDEEDIDKLMKALEGEATKYVCAILVTMASGFRLGELMGLQWKHVDFENNTIKIEQANQYLPKEGTFTKEPKTDESNRIIAMPEPAMRILKIHEKEEKEKRLNCGEKWEGDDNFEENFVFTQWNGKVMHPSTPSKWFNDFLKRKGLKKITFHQLRHTSATMLINAGLNIRALSARLGHSNTSTTLNIYSHALKSADKVAADKMEEIMFGKGTKKDAK; encoded by the coding sequence ATGACTGGATCTATAGAGAAACGTGGCGAAAACAGTTATAGGCTAACTGTATCTATGGGCACTGGTTCAGGTGGCAAGAGAAAAAGGTATCGAAAAACTATTAGGGTTCAAGGCAAAACTGAAGCTGCAAGGATGAAAGAAGCGGAAAAGGAATTGGCTAAATTCGTAGCAGAAATAGAAGGGGATAATTTTATTGAACCTTCTAGGTTAACATTTAAGTCATATACAAATAAATGGTTAGATGATTATGCAAGACCTAACCTGGCTCCAAAAACTATTTATGAATATGAAAGACTGTTAGAGCTTAGGATGTTGCCCTTCTTTGGACATATGAAACTAAATAAGATTAAACCTGTTCATATATTAGACTTCTACAAAGCATTGCAGAGGGAAGGCAAGCTTTCAAACAACTCAATAATGCATTACCATAGATTATTAAGAAAGATGTTCAATGACGCTGTTAAGTGGCAAATATTAAGTGATAACCCTGTTGTAAGAGTAGATCCTCCTAAAACTGAAAAGCCTAGGGTCCAATATTACGATGAAGAGGACATAGATAAGCTTATGAAAGCTTTGGAAGGAGAAGCGACAAAATATGTATGTGCTATTTTAGTTACTATGGCATCTGGATTTAGGCTAGGAGAATTAATGGGTTTACAGTGGAAGCATGTTGATTTTGAAAACAATACCATAAAGATAGAACAAGCTAATCAATATTTGCCTAAAGAAGGGACTTTTACTAAAGAACCAAAGACTGATGAATCTAATAGAATTATAGCAATGCCCGAACCTGCTATGAGGATACTTAAAATCCATGAAAAAGAAGAAAAAGAAAAAAGGTTAAACTGTGGAGAAAAATGGGAAGGCGATGATAACTTTGAAGAAAACTTTGTATTTACCCAATGGAATGGAAAGGTTATGCATCCATCAACACCTTCAAAATGGTTTAATGACTTTCTAAAAAGAAAAGGATTAAAAAAGATAACATTTCATCAGTTACGACATACATCTGCAACTATGCTAATTAATGCAGGACTGAATATAAGGGCATTATCTGCAAGATTAGGACACTCTAATACATCTACTACGTTAAATATATACTCTCATGCATTAAAATCTGCTGACAAAGTTGCAGCTGATAAAATGGAAGAGATAATGTTTGGGAAAGGAACAAAAAAAGATGCAAAATAA
- a CDS encoding DUF6978 family protein has translation MDYKTFNQELIDYLIELDKLFEDNDIVPATMGEKKSFSLTSSDSRCFFSLDMNRASRIEAKLSMQTRYLNNNQWLIRLELNGPPHTNPDGTVTNRDHIHVIQEKDGKILNIGYNLDEFDELLFKHTKNINKVFRDFCQYCNIKITGNYQEIL, from the coding sequence ATGGATTATAAAACATTTAACCAAGAGTTAATAGACTACCTTATTGAGCTAGATAAATTATTTGAAGATAACGACATAGTACCAGCTACAATGGGAGAAAAGAAAAGTTTTAGCTTAACTAGTAGTGACAGTAGGTGTTTTTTCTCGTTAGATATGAATAGAGCTAGTAGAATAGAAGCAAAATTATCTATGCAAACTAGGTATTTAAATAATAACCAATGGTTAATTAGGTTGGAATTAAATGGGCCACCTCACACTAATCCAGATGGAACAGTTACAAACCGGGATCATATTCATGTAATACAAGAAAAAGATGGAAAGATATTAAATATTGGGTATAATTTAGATGAATTCGATGAATTATTATTTAAGCATACTAAAAATATAAATAAGGTATTTAGAGATTTCTGCCAGTATTGTAATATTAAAATAACAGGTAATTATCAAGAAATATTATGA
- a CDS encoding helix-turn-helix domain-containing protein, whose amino-acid sequence MTIGERIKRLREEKDLTQRELADKIQISYSVMNRIESGERAIRDEELKKIADVLETTADYLLGRTDQRNPDKPELPAEFETPEEAMKFILEQNVIMGFGGFDINKMNDEEIVEFANELLRQLKLISYKYKR is encoded by the coding sequence ATGACCATAGGAGAAAGAATAAAACGCCTTAGAGAAGAAAAAGATTTAACACAAAGAGAGTTAGCTGACAAGATCCAAATAAGTTATAGCGTTATGAATAGAATTGAATCAGGAGAAAGAGCTATAAGAGATGAAGAGCTAAAAAAAATAGCAGATGTGCTAGAAACTACAGCAGACTATCTTCTAGGCAGAACCGACCAACGTAATCCTGATAAACCAGAACTACCAGCAGAATTTGAAACCCCCGAAGAAGCTATGAAATTTATCCTTGAACAAAACGTTATCATGGGATTCGGAGGATTTGATATAAATAAAATGAATGATGAGGAAATTGTTGAGTTTGCTAATGAATTATTAAGGCAGTTAAAGTTGATAAGTTATAAGTATAAGAGGTAA
- a CDS encoding DUF1828 domain-containing protein, with product MITSFKDDFVALLNRRTIEYQVADNITRITTPLLDRNNDAIEVYIIKNGKQIKITDDGYIINDLDMSGLTIEKDTLRYKYLQNILANHGVELGENNELMVNADISNYSLKMYLLVQCMSKISDLYVLNKPSIKSLFNEDVKNYLITNDIRFIENPFFIGKSKLTTQFDFAIPRFKDAPERIIKVTSNITLNFARTTIFGWEDIKENRGKDSVLYVIIDDRNRSPSEEITIALNSYGIKPVEWTKIDDFKPELTA from the coding sequence ATGATAACTTCATTTAAAGATGATTTCGTTGCATTACTAAATAGAAGAACAATTGAATATCAGGTCGCTGACAACATAACTCGTATTACCACTCCGTTATTAGATAGAAATAACGATGCCATTGAAGTTTATATAATAAAAAATGGAAAGCAAATTAAAATTACAGATGATGGTTATATAATCAATGATCTGGACATGTCAGGACTGACCATTGAAAAGGACACATTAAGGTATAAGTATTTACAAAATATTTTAGCTAACCATGGTGTAGAATTAGGGGAAAATAATGAATTAATGGTTAATGCTGACATTAGCAATTATTCGCTTAAAATGTACCTATTAGTACAGTGTATGAGTAAGATAAGCGATTTATATGTATTAAATAAACCTAGTATAAAATCTTTATTCAATGAGGATGTGAAAAACTATCTAATAACTAATGATATAAGATTTATTGAAAATCCATTTTTCATAGGTAAAAGTAAATTAACAACACAGTTCGATTTTGCAATTCCTCGTTTTAAAGATGCACCTGAAAGAATAATCAAAGTAACAAGTAATATAACCCTTAACTTCGCTAGAACAACAATATTTGGGTGGGAAGACATTAAAGAAAACAGAGGCAAAGATTCAGTATTATATGTGATTATAGATGATAGAAATAGATCGCCTTCTGAAGAAATAACAATTGCCTTAAATTCTTATGGAATAAAACCAGTTGAATGGACAAAAATTGATGATTTTAAACCAGAATTAACAGCATAA
- a CDS encoding helix-turn-helix domain-containing protein yields the protein MKVESSLDLRYNIAAMYIAILREDIVTPEQAFAVVEDESIIRVYDNKDVADMVELKNQGLSYREIGQIYGISGDAVYRRIRRHKKRDLPDGSLERSTI from the coding sequence TTGAAAGTCGAAAGCTCTTTAGATTTACGTTATAACATAGCGGCGATGTATATAGCAATACTCAGGGAAGACATAGTTACACCAGAACAGGCTTTTGCGGTTGTTGAAGATGAGTCGATTATAAGAGTATATGATAACAAAGATGTTGCTGATATGGTAGAGCTTAAAAATCAGGGTTTGTCATACCGGGAAATAGGCCAAATATATGGCATCAGTGGAGATGCTGTATATAGGAGGATAAGAAGACATAAAAAAAGAGACCTCCCAGATGGCAGTCTGGAAAGGTCAACAATTTAA
- a CDS encoding GerMN domain-containing protein, with the protein MENRRIILILLILVLAITIVSCKGKGGFKKLFSKDDEIEIIRSDEDYEFEITEDDGMRKTVLYFKDKQGLLVPLMRKIPWEEGIGKLALRNMIDSPELRETLGPTGLLPIIPAGTEIRGMAIDDETGLCKVDFSREVLNYETEKDEENLIKGVVYTLTEFQAIDEVQFLVEGEVLPTFKFGYDTSNPIRRENINLVGNLDEQRSKVVVYYKGNNFEEDFEYFVPVTIPTLSPVPNIYTALETLFDGVPEELSLSSEIPPGVSFHGVDIKDGIAYVDISFDYGEPPNDNRVFNNMAKNIGLTLSEFSQIERVELLIDGKTLDEAGIDIYIDSTIPAFANEY; encoded by the coding sequence ATGGAAAATAGAAGGATTATATTAATTTTATTAATATTGGTACTAGCTATAACCATAGTAAGCTGTAAAGGTAAGGGAGGTTTTAAAAAACTTTTTTCAAAGGATGATGAAATTGAAATAATAAGGTCTGATGAGGATTATGAGTTCGAAATAACTGAAGATGATGGGATGAGGAAGACTGTATTATATTTTAAGGATAAACAAGGATTATTGGTACCTTTGATGAGGAAGATCCCATGGGAAGAAGGAATTGGGAAGCTGGCCTTAAGGAATATGATTGATAGTCCAGAATTGAGAGAAACATTAGGACCTACTGGACTTTTGCCTATTATACCAGCAGGTACGGAAATCAGGGGAATGGCAATAGACGACGAAACAGGACTATGTAAAGTAGATTTTAGTAGAGAAGTATTAAATTATGAAACGGAAAAAGATGAGGAGAACTTGATCAAAGGAGTAGTATATACTTTAACGGAATTTCAAGCTATTGATGAAGTACAGTTTTTAGTTGAAGGGGAAGTTTTGCCTACATTTAAATTCGGTTACGATACATCTAATCCTATTAGAAGAGAAAACATCAATTTAGTTGGGAATTTAGATGAACAAAGGTCTAAAGTAGTAGTTTATTATAAAGGGAATAATTTTGAAGAGGATTTTGAGTACTTTGTTCCCGTTACTATACCTACATTATCACCAGTGCCAAACATATATACTGCCTTAGAAACTTTGTTTGATGGTGTTCCTGAAGAGCTTAGTCTTAGTTCTGAAATACCACCAGGGGTTAGTTTCCATGGGGTAGATATCAAAGATGGAATTGCCTATGTGGATATTTCCTTTGACTATGGTGAACCTCCTAATGATAACCGAGTATTTAATAATATGGCCAAAAATATAGGTCTTACATTGAGTGAATTTAGCCAGATAGAACGAGTGGAGCTTTTGATTGATGGAAAGACTTTAGATGAAGCAGGTATAGATATCTATATAGATTCTACAATACCCGCCTTTGCCAATGAGTATTAA
- a CDS encoding excisionase family DNA-binding protein, whose product MSLEQQIQELNISIRELIEVLQGPNIIKQANNGQVQKVFTMEEAAEYLGVGYSTLSIKKEEWGIPYFENGTRKLFTKDALDEFLHRKEKEVLEEDEYTRYLKKQLRRAK is encoded by the coding sequence ATGTCTTTAGAACAGCAAATACAAGAATTAAACATTTCTATAAGAGAACTAATAGAAGTATTGCAAGGGCCTAATATAATCAAACAAGCAAATAATGGGCAAGTACAAAAAGTTTTTACCATGGAGGAAGCAGCTGAATATTTAGGGGTAGGATATTCTACCCTTTCAATCAAGAAAGAAGAATGGGGAATACCTTATTTCGAAAATGGAACCAGGAAGCTCTTTACTAAAGATGCATTAGATGAATTCCTTCACAGAAAAGAAAAGGAGGTTTTAGAAGAAGATGAGTATACAAGGTATCTAAAAAAACAATTAAGGAGAGCAAAGTGA
- a CDS encoding ORF6N domain-containing protein, protein MKELVSINDKKIEVKEFNNQRVVTFKDIDLVHERPEGTARKRFNDNKDRFLENIDYFEVSPKNGQSLAGYGFSKYASKGILLTESGYLMLVKSFTDDLAWEVQRKLVNYYFRAKQVADVLSQLSPQTQALINLELRQKEMESEIAATREQINTIKDTIVNRDEDWRRDVNKKLRKIGFKHGKYNEFVAESYELLEARARCNLKRRLENYRERLQKAGATKTVINKANYLDVISQDERLKEIYINIVNQMYVKYAA, encoded by the coding sequence TTGAAAGAATTAGTTTCAATCAATGACAAGAAAATTGAAGTCAAAGAGTTTAATAATCAAAGAGTAGTTACATTTAAGGATATTGACCTAGTACATGAAAGACCAGAGGGAACTGCTAGGAAAAGATTCAATGACAATAAGGATAGATTTCTAGAAAATATAGACTATTTTGAGGTTAGTCCGAAAAACGGACAAAGCTTAGCAGGGTATGGATTTAGTAAATATGCTTCAAAAGGAATACTGTTGACTGAATCAGGATATTTAATGCTAGTTAAAAGCTTCACTGATGACTTGGCATGGGAAGTACAAAGGAAGCTAGTAAATTATTATTTCAGAGCTAAACAAGTAGCTGATGTACTTTCACAATTAAGTCCTCAAACACAAGCTCTTATCAATTTAGAGTTAAGGCAGAAAGAAATGGAATCTGAAATAGCAGCTACTAGGGAGCAGATAAACACTATAAAAGATACTATAGTAAATCGTGATGAAGATTGGAGGAGAGATGTTAATAAGAAGCTAAGGAAGATTGGATTCAAGCATGGCAAATATAATGAATTTGTAGCAGAAAGCTATGAACTACTTGAAGCAAGAGCTAGATGTAATCTAAAAAGAAGGCTAGAGAATTATAGAGAAAGATTACAAAAAGCTGGAGCAACCAAAACAGTTATTAATAAAGCTAATTACTTAGATGTAATATCTCAAGATGAGAGACTGAAAGAAATCTATATTAACATAGTGAACCAAATGTATGTGAAATATGCAGCTTGA
- a CDS encoding metallophosphoesterase translates to MKVKLIGIFGLFLVGIFIYNYIQISKFFINKLSFQTNKLSKSLRITQISDYHSNNLINKKRLLDEISQFNPHIIALTGDIIDSRAEEIYPTLDLIKELTKINSNIYFVIGNHELRNINGNTFIENLKEVGVTVLDNENTIIQIEDEKVNICGLSFFATKEDYENILAKINKDYFTLLLSHSPNRIIRYTKGIEDLILTGHTHGGQVRLPIIGAIVSSGQGLFPKYDKGVFNIKNTILYIDSGLGNSLFPIRFFNRVQICNITIESTKNS, encoded by the coding sequence ATGAAGGTGAAACTAATAGGCATATTTGGATTATTCCTAGTGGGGATTTTTATATATAACTATATCCAAATAAGCAAATTTTTTATTAATAAATTAAGCTTCCAAACCAATAAATTATCTAAAAGCTTAAGGATCACCCAGATTTCTGATTATCATTCAAATAACTTAATTAATAAAAAAAGGTTATTAGATGAAATATCCCAATTTAATCCTCATATTATAGCCTTAACTGGGGATATTATAGATAGTAGGGCTGAAGAAATTTATCCTACTTTGGATTTAATAAAGGAGTTAACAAAAATAAATTCAAATATTTACTTTGTAATTGGGAACCATGAATTGAGAAATATAAATGGGAACACATTTATTGAAAATCTAAAGGAAGTAGGAGTTACCGTATTAGATAATGAGAATACTATTATTCAGATAGAAGATGAAAAGGTGAATATTTGTGGTTTAAGTTTTTTTGCTACTAAAGAAGATTATGAGAATATTTTGGCGAAAATAAATAAAGATTATTTTACTCTATTGCTTTCCCATTCACCTAATAGGATTATACGTTATACCAAAGGTATTGAGGATTTAATACTTACAGGACATACCCATGGAGGACAAGTAAGATTACCCATAATTGGAGCTATAGTTTCATCAGGGCAAGGGCTTTTCCCTAAATATGATAAAGGGGTTTTTAATATTAAGAACACCATATTATATATAGATAGTGGTTTAGGAAACAGCCTTTTTCCAATAAGATTTTTTAATAGAGTACAGATTTGCAATATAACCATTGAATCTACTAAGAATAGCTAA
- a CDS encoding ImmA/IrrE family metallo-endopeptidase, translating into MNYSWIDEYTDGIVEYCNSRDIYEICNSLNIEIVKTDKDNPILQENDALYIRDYSDLEVVFIRDGLPYQYEKFVLAHELGHALLHTEIYTAAFKKDLINKSKLERQANYFALKLLNIKINSVDFEGYTVEQIAKALYISEDSLESLNLERMML; encoded by the coding sequence ATGAATTATTCCTGGATAGATGAATATACTGATGGAATAGTAGAATACTGTAATTCTAGAGACATATATGAAATATGCAATTCTCTAAATATAGAAATAGTAAAAACAGACAAAGATAACCCTATTCTTCAAGAAAATGATGCTTTATATATTAGAGATTATTCTGATTTAGAAGTGGTATTCATTAGAGACGGCCTTCCCTATCAATACGAGAAGTTTGTTTTAGCTCATGAACTTGGACATGCTTTATTACATACAGAGATTTATACTGCTGCATTCAAAAAAGATCTCATAAACAAAAGCAAACTAGAAAGACAAGCTAATTATTTTGCTCTAAAATTGCTGAATATTAAAATAAATAGTGTTGATTTTGAAGGATATACTGTAGAGCAAATTGCTAAAGCTTTATATATATCAGAAGATAGTTTGGAATCTTTAAATTTAGAAAGGATGATGTTATGA
- a CDS encoding metallophosphoesterase, with product MKIAVVSDTHGKTKEFINKVLDMGNIDLIFHLGDYVEDGLEIEKHTGIETKIVKGNGDFFYSGFTEDEVLEIKGRRIFLTHGHKYRVRFGISNLLYRGEELKADIILYGHTHISTILNESGIIIMNPGSPTMPRGFNGKKTFGLMEIGEDVIIKIVELE from the coding sequence ATGAAAATAGCAGTGGTGAGCGATACTCATGGAAAAACGAAGGAATTTATAAACAAGGTTTTGGATATGGGAAATATAGACTTAATATTCCATTTGGGGGATTATGTAGAAGACGGCCTTGAAATTGAGAAGCATACGGGAATTGAAACCAAAATAGTAAAGGGTAATGGAGATTTTTTCTATTCTGGTTTTACAGAAGATGAGGTATTGGAAATTAAGGGTAGAAGAATATTCTTAACCCACGGACATAAATACAGAGTTAGATTTGGAATAAGCAATCTTTTATATAGGGGAGAGGAATTAAAGGCCGATATAATCCTTTATGGACATACTCACATCTCGACAATTTTGAATGAATCTGGTATAATAATAATGAACCCAGGTAGTCCGACTATGCCAAGAGGCTTTAATGGAAAGAAAACCTTTGGACTAATGGAGATTGGGGAAGATGTAATAATAAAAATTGTAGAATTAGAATAA